A stretch of the Dechloromonas sp. TW-R-39-2 genome encodes the following:
- a CDS encoding host specificity factor TipJ family phage tail protein, giving the protein MPTLIKEINPFDPLERSVEHIPKNRKISALCPKSDFPVICIYNGKPLLRKGWGRRVKHGDVIVFIARPRGGGGIQKWLIVIVAAIYGIYTGDYTWLITTLVGAAISAMTPTPKMPSMVQQSMDMAAASPTYTIGAQGNAARLEQPIPVHYGRHIAFPDYGATPYQEYSDNDQYLYQLFVVGQGAYEVEEIRIEDTPIQNFDGVTTEIVGPGQVVTLFPSAVVQSDAVTGVELVTASAAGPFIVGAAGEVANYIGLDLGCPSGLYYANDQGGLDGSSVTVRFEAQAVDDMGDPVGGWIVLGTETISGATNTAIRKSYRYAVAPARYQIRAIRTNAKDTRSRAANAVYWGGLRAYLPEESDAGGVTRLAVRIKATDQLSQQASRKINLTATRMLPTWHPSTGWSAPVATRSIAWAIADICRASYGANMADDRYDLAGLYALNAVWTARGDTFDARLDSKMTVGEGLTVACRSGRAKWYQQAGQVRFWRDQPQTLPTAIFQPRNIKPGSFSMSYVPAVTDTSDAIRATYFDERYWKQRDVVCAAAGSAAAKLQDINMFGMVQRRQVIDEGTHIANEGRYRRRIGKFETEAEGYLPRYGDLIGICHDVPSWGQSGDVIGWDAATLTATLSEPPRWTSGQNHYIRLVQKNGAPTVPFQVSQHSDSHRVILAVNPGFVPETAGIKRERTRYTFGPANQMEKPALVRRISPKKGYGVEIEFVVDDERVHQAAGTLPDSGTDPLPVIPAAPVVRGLHVVELGIPSAPMQLASWPAAEGADHYYVESTTDGMNWRREGEPVGTSLAVSGIPAGQYLDIRVAAVGLLRGPWVQWHGTSGATVSAPGGLVDLALESPFTGSEAATKWSPAARASGYRCEVWQGGVKRREVTITATRFVYTVEDAMQDGGPWRAFEIRVTPVGVGVGETSSLSVSNPAIGQLNNIQLVSMAQGALWSCQPPSAEDVAGYVVYASKTNGFTPGPANLIYEGKSALRQLPLEPNKVWYIRCGAYDVWGKDGLQLSGQITVNTGAVQAEHISVASLSAIVANLGEIIAGRMHSADNAVDFDLDAKRLRVNDPMGQERVKLGLLSTGNYGLKVTSGDGAKSTVISANIGTIVAMGEAWMPTTLNADGTYGIEVTLDRAYDFADLIVLPTLVEDVAPQINEFHQSLVAGWGANWTPIYWKRVFQAVLAPGSTVKERDGVTASGRATYKTHTIADTGSDGHAIIAVRNFTRWDKGDATSGDKIYISAVKALSIAEGSGGIKHCIEIGWPLKVSYAVIVRNYQG; this is encoded by the coding sequence ATGCCCACGCTGATCAAGGAAATCAACCCGTTCGATCCGCTTGAACGGTCGGTCGAGCACATCCCGAAAAACCGCAAGATATCGGCGCTCTGCCCGAAATCGGATTTTCCGGTGATCTGCATCTACAACGGGAAGCCCTTGCTCAGAAAAGGCTGGGGCCGGCGCGTCAAACATGGGGATGTGATTGTTTTCATTGCCCGGCCAAGAGGTGGCGGTGGGATTCAAAAATGGCTGATCGTCATTGTGGCCGCGATTTACGGGATTTATACCGGTGACTACACGTGGTTGATCACCACATTGGTCGGCGCCGCCATCTCGGCCATGACGCCAACCCCGAAAATGCCCTCGATGGTGCAGCAGAGCATGGATATGGCGGCGGCTTCGCCGACCTACACCATCGGCGCGCAGGGCAATGCGGCACGCCTTGAGCAGCCGATCCCCGTGCATTACGGCCGGCACATTGCCTTTCCGGATTACGGCGCGACGCCGTATCAGGAATACAGCGACAACGACCAGTATCTGTACCAGTTGTTCGTCGTCGGTCAGGGCGCTTACGAGGTTGAAGAAATTCGCATCGAGGACACACCGATTCAGAACTTTGACGGGGTGACAACCGAGATTGTCGGCCCCGGCCAGGTGGTGACCCTGTTCCCCTCGGCGGTGGTGCAGTCGGATGCGGTGACCGGCGTTGAACTGGTGACGGCCAGTGCGGCCGGGCCTTTCATCGTCGGCGCGGCCGGCGAGGTAGCCAACTATATCGGCCTTGATCTGGGTTGCCCGAGCGGCCTGTATTACGCCAATGACCAGGGCGGGCTGGATGGCAGTTCGGTGACTGTGCGTTTCGAGGCTCAGGCAGTTGATGATATGGGCGACCCGGTCGGCGGCTGGATCGTACTCGGTACCGAGACAATCAGCGGCGCGACCAATACCGCTATCCGCAAGAGCTACCGTTATGCGGTGGCACCGGCGCGTTACCAGATCAGGGCGATTCGCACCAATGCCAAGGACACGCGCAGCCGTGCGGCGAACGCCGTGTATTGGGGCGGCCTGCGGGCTTATCTGCCCGAAGAAAGCGATGCCGGCGGGGTTACCAGACTGGCCGTGCGGATCAAGGCGACTGACCAGCTTTCGCAGCAGGCGAGCCGCAAGATCAACTTGACGGCGACTCGCATGTTGCCGACCTGGCACCCGTCGACCGGTTGGTCCGCACCGGTGGCCACGCGCAGCATTGCCTGGGCGATTGCCGATATTTGCCGCGCCAGCTACGGCGCGAACATGGCCGATGACCGGTATGACCTGGCCGGGCTGTATGCCCTGAATGCGGTCTGGACGGCGCGCGGAGATACCTTCGATGCCCGGCTGGATAGCAAAATGACTGTTGGCGAAGGGTTGACCGTGGCATGCCGGTCCGGGCGTGCAAAGTGGTATCAGCAGGCTGGTCAGGTGCGCTTCTGGCGCGATCAGCCGCAAACGTTGCCAACGGCCATTTTTCAGCCGCGCAACATCAAGCCCGGTTCGTTTTCGATGAGCTATGTGCCGGCCGTGACTGACACGTCGGACGCCATTCGCGCCACGTATTTCGATGAGCGGTACTGGAAGCAGCGCGACGTGGTGTGTGCTGCCGCCGGCAGCGCGGCCGCCAAGCTGCAGGACATCAATATGTTCGGCATGGTGCAGCGCCGACAGGTGATCGACGAAGGCACGCACATTGCCAACGAGGGCCGATATCGGCGGCGGATCGGCAAGTTTGAAACCGAGGCCGAGGGCTATTTGCCGCGCTACGGCGACCTGATCGGCATTTGCCACGATGTGCCCAGCTGGGGGCAAAGCGGCGATGTGATCGGCTGGGATGCGGCCACGTTGACCGCAACATTGTCCGAGCCGCCGCGCTGGACATCCGGCCAGAACCATTACATTCGACTGGTGCAGAAAAACGGCGCACCGACTGTGCCGTTTCAGGTCAGCCAGCATAGCGACAGCCATCGGGTGATTCTCGCGGTCAACCCCGGTTTTGTGCCGGAAACGGCGGGCATCAAGCGAGAGCGCACGCGCTACACCTTCGGCCCGGCCAATCAGATGGAGAAGCCGGCGCTAGTCCGGCGGATCAGCCCGAAGAAAGGCTACGGCGTCGAAATTGAATTCGTGGTCGATGATGAGCGGGTGCATCAAGCCGCCGGCACTTTGCCGGACAGCGGCACCGACCCGCTGCCAGTCATTCCGGCTGCGCCTGTGGTCAGAGGCCTGCATGTGGTCGAACTGGGTATTCCCTCTGCGCCCATGCAGCTGGCAAGCTGGCCGGCCGCCGAGGGGGCAGACCATTACTACGTCGAATCGACGACGGACGGCATGAACTGGCGGCGGGAAGGTGAGCCGGTGGGTACCAGTCTGGCGGTGAGCGGTATTCCTGCCGGGCAGTATCTGGATATTCGCGTCGCGGCGGTCGGCCTGCTGCGTGGACCGTGGGTGCAGTGGCATGGCACCTCCGGGGCCACCGTCTCAGCACCCGGCGGCCTGGTCGATCTGGCGCTTGAATCGCCGTTCACCGGATCGGAAGCCGCTACGAAGTGGTCGCCGGCGGCTCGGGCCAGCGGCTACCGCTGCGAGGTGTGGCAGGGCGGGGTAAAGCGTCGGGAGGTGACGATTACCGCGACGCGCTTTGTCTATACGGTCGAGGACGCCATGCAGGACGGCGGGCCGTGGCGGGCTTTCGAGATCCGCGTGACGCCGGTTGGTGTTGGGGTGGGTGAAACTTCCTCCCTTTCTGTGAGCAACCCGGCCATCGGCCAACTCAACAACATCCAGTTGGTGAGCATGGCGCAGGGCGCGCTGTGGTCGTGCCAGCCGCCGAGCGCTGAGGATGTGGCCGGTTATGTGGTCTATGCCTCGAAAACAAACGGTTTCACGCCTGGCCCGGCCAATTTGATCTACGAAGGCAAAAGCGCGTTGCGCCAGTTGCCGCTGGAGCCGAACAAGGTCTGGTACATCCGCTGTGGGGCTTACGACGTGTGGGGCAAAGATGGGCTGCAACTGAGCGGCCAGATCACCGTCAATACCGGCGCGGTGCAAGCCGAGCACATCAGCGTGGCCAGCCTCTCGGCCATTGTTGCCAACCTGGGCGAAATCATCGCCGGGCGGATGCATTCGGCGGATAACGCAGTCGACTTCGATCTGGATGCCAAAAGGCTGCGGGTGAATGACCCGATGGGGCAGGAGCGCGTCAAACTCGGCCTGCTTTCAACAGGGAATTACGGCTTGAAGGTCACGAGCGGAGACGGTGCAAAGAGCACGGTCATTTCGGCCAATATCGGCACAATTGTCGCGATGGGCGAGGCATGGATGCCGACCACGCTGAACGCCGATGGCACCTACGGCATTGAAGTGACGCTTGACCGCGCTTACGACTTTGCCGATCTGATTGTCTTGCCGACGCTGGTTGAAGACGTTGCGCCGCAGATCAACGAGTTTCACCAGTCGCTGGTCGCCGGATGGGGCGCGAACTGGACGCCCATCTACTGGAAGCGGGTGTTTCAGGCGGTGCTGGCACCGGGCAGCACCGTCAAGGAACGCGACGGCGTAACCGCCTCTGGCCGGGCAACCTACAAAACCCACACGATTGCCGATACCGGATCGGACGGCCACGCGATCATTGCGGTGCGCAACTTCACGCGCTGGGATAAGGGCGATGCGACGAGCGGCGACAAGATCTACATCAGCGCCGTGAAGGCATTGAGCATCGCCGAGGGCTCGGGCGGCATCAAACACTGCATTGAAATCGGATGGCCGCTGAAGGTGAGTTACGCGGTGATCGTGCGCAATTACCAGGGCTGA
- a CDS encoding phage portal protein, whose translation MKNPVDAIIEFFSPVAGLKRRAARGVLGAYEAGRPGRLRKFHRDTGSANNDVQRGAVPVRVQARHLEQNHDIARGALRVLVNNVVGPSGIGIEPQPRRADGTIHAEYAAALRSAYRDWCKKPEVTHRHHWARAQRLVARTWLRDGEAFAQTIIGQIPSLDHGTRVPFSLELMEPDMVPMHHNNGDRIRQGVELNAWGKTVAFWVHKQHPGEWVAGQGIGDLKRVAASNMLHIAAIDRMHQVRGVSEFASVITRLEDIKDYEESERVAAKIAAMLTGFIRKGTPDLYSPDGLEKDSEGNPLPREIAFQPGMIIDNLGMGEEIGLIDSKRPNPNVVTFRQGQLRAVAAGLGGSYSSISRDYDGTYSSQRQELVEQWVHYATLADEFTGLFVQPVWERFVEAARLSGVVPRPADVVPDSADDALFIAQSMPWIDPLKEAKAWNQLTNDGFASEVEVIRKRGANPRDVLEQIDNWRKQAAEKGLKFSSDAANDVSTKDMPAGGQQEQP comes from the coding sequence ATGAAAAACCCGGTCGACGCAATCATTGAGTTCTTTTCGCCTGTCGCCGGCCTGAAGCGTCGGGCGGCACGCGGCGTTCTCGGTGCGTATGAAGCTGGCCGCCCCGGGCGCTTGCGCAAGTTCCATCGGGATACTGGCAGTGCGAACAATGATGTGCAGCGCGGCGCGGTTCCTGTACGCGTTCAGGCACGGCATCTTGAGCAAAATCACGATATTGCCCGCGGTGCGCTTCGGGTGCTGGTCAATAACGTGGTCGGCCCGAGCGGCATTGGCATTGAGCCGCAACCGCGCCGCGCCGATGGCACTATTCACGCCGAATATGCAGCGGCCTTGCGCTCCGCTTATCGCGATTGGTGCAAGAAACCGGAAGTTACCCACCGGCACCACTGGGCGCGTGCGCAGCGTCTTGTTGCGCGCACCTGGCTGCGCGATGGCGAAGCGTTTGCCCAGACCATCATCGGCCAGATTCCAAGCCTTGACCACGGCACCAGAGTGCCATTTTCGCTGGAGTTGATGGAGCCGGACATGGTCCCGATGCACCACAACAACGGCGACAGGATTCGGCAGGGCGTCGAGCTCAACGCCTGGGGCAAGACGGTTGCATTCTGGGTACACAAACAGCACCCGGGTGAATGGGTTGCCGGGCAGGGCATTGGCGATTTGAAGCGAGTCGCAGCCAGCAACATGCTCCATATTGCCGCGATAGATCGCATGCACCAGGTGCGCGGCGTTTCCGAGTTTGCCAGCGTGATTACCCGGCTCGAAGACATCAAGGACTACGAAGAGTCTGAGCGTGTCGCCGCCAAGATTGCCGCGATGCTGACAGGGTTCATCCGCAAAGGAACGCCCGACCTCTACAGCCCGGACGGACTTGAAAAGGACAGCGAAGGCAACCCGCTGCCGCGCGAGATTGCATTCCAGCCCGGCATGATCATCGACAACCTCGGCATGGGCGAAGAAATTGGACTGATCGACTCCAAGCGCCCGAACCCGAACGTGGTCACCTTCCGTCAGGGGCAGTTGCGCGCTGTGGCTGCCGGCCTGGGCGGCAGTTATTCGAGCATCAGCCGCGACTACGACGGCACGTATTCAAGCCAGCGACAGGAACTGGTCGAGCAGTGGGTTCACTACGCCACGTTGGCCGATGAATTCACCGGCCTGTTTGTGCAGCCAGTCTGGGAACGATTTGTAGAGGCTGCGCGCCTTTCCGGCGTTGTGCCTCGCCCGGCAGATGTGGTGCCAGACAGCGCCGACGACGCGTTGTTCATCGCCCAGAGCATGCCGTGGATCGATCCGCTCAAGGAAGCCAAGGCCTGGAACCAACTGACCAACGATGGCTTTGCCAGCGAAGTTGAAGTGATTCGCAAGCGCGGCGCCAACCCGCGCGATGTGCTTGAGCAGATCGACAACTGGCGGAAACAGGCCGCAGAAAAAGGGCTGAAGTTCTCTAGCGACGCAGCCAACGACGTATCAACCAAAGACATGCCCGCAGGCGGGCAACAGGAGCAACCCTAA